The Lutra lutra chromosome 10, mLutLut1.2, whole genome shotgun sequence genome contains a region encoding:
- the HOATZ gene encoding cilia- and flagella-associated protein HOATZ isoform X3, with amino-acid sequence METRACGRLPSHQESVEICPQGLLVFTGSSEQDSTLAKQFWIAASLYPPNESQLVLPRGSSQRLPVARPSRRRPQETIDVTAETRKIEESEEKKKYLQKAYMIFQFPQVAGGRAEIQSLYSNSKARETHCITMIAGRGTVRVCCQIT; translated from the exons ATGGAAACGAGGGCCTGCGGAAGGCTTCCCAGCCACCAGGAGTCCGTTGAAATTTGCCCCCAGGGACTACTGGTGTTCACCGGATCTTCAGAACAGGACTCCACCTTGGCCAAGCAGTTCTGGATCGCCGCGTCCCTGTACCCTCCTAACGAATCGCAGCTCGTGCTGCCCCGAGGTAGCAGTCAGCGCCTACCGGTGGCGCGGCCCTCTAGGCGCCGTCCGCAGG agactATAGATGTCACTGCTGAAACCAGAAAGATTGAGGaatctgaggagaaaaaaaagtatctccAAAAG GCTTACATGATTTTCCAGTTCCCCCAAGTGGCAGGTGGCAGAGCCGAGATTCAAAGCCTCTATTCTAACTCCAAAGCCCGTGAGACTCATTGTATTACAATGATTGCTGGCCGCGGCACTGTCCGGGTCTGCTGCCAAATAACCTAA